GAATAACTCTCACTCTTTTCAGAGTCTCAAAAAAGTACTAGTAGGTTTGACCAGCCTTAGTTTGCTTCTAGCGATTGTAACACCTGCCAAAGCGGCTATTCAAATTGTCGATCGCACCGCAGGTCCTTTATCCATATTTGACCGAGGAGGTATTCTCAACTCAACGGGTGGTTACTATATGCAAGGGCTAGAAGTAGCCCCAGACGGAAAAGCAGTATTCGTGGCTCAAGCAAATGCGGCTCCCTCCAATAGTCCATCTTCTCTCAGTACCATGAATCGCCTCATTAAATCTACAGGTCTTAGGACTGCTGTTAAGGTAGGACCGACTCTAAATGTCGGTAACCACCGAACTTGGGGCAATGACCTGACTTTAGGACCTAACGGGCGGTACTACATATTTACCAAAACTGGACTTTGGGGTTTTAGCCCAACCGGAGGTGCAGCATCATCATTTGCTACCTGGCCAACGAAAAATGTGGGATCTAGTGGTATAACCTTTACTCCAGATGGTAGCGCAGCGCTAGTATCTAGCGATTGGCCTGGCGGAGTATTTCGTTTCCTGAAAAATGCCACTACATTTCCTACCAAAATTAATACCGCAAACGTCCCTTGGGACGATCATGTAATTACCCGAACCAACAGGACAATCATCTGTACTGAACCCAAGTTTGGCATCCAGGAACTGTTACCTAACGGCAACATTGTCAAAGTTTACGACTTGAAAACCGATGTCGATGTTAAGGCAGCCTTGACGGTAGCAGGTTACGGTGCTAGATGTACCATCCATCCAGTTAGCGGAGATATATTCTGGACTCTAAATTTCGAGACGAGTTCTCCCATAATTGTTCGCATCAAAGCAAATTTGAGCGATGCTACTGTCTTTGCTAAAGGGTTTGCGCCAGATCTCAGAGATATAGATTTTGGTCGTCGCAGTTCTGGCGCAGCAGGATACAGTCTTTATGTCAGCGAGAATAATCGCTCTACTGGTGTAGGTACTATCTACGAAATCCCTACTCCTTAAATGGCTCACAGTAGTTAAAAGAGGATCTATTGCAAACTGGTATCAGGGGTAAATTCAGAGATGAATAGTTGGGACACATCAGATGCTTTAGAACCAATCGCCATCATCGGTATGGCAGGTCGGTTTCCAGGTGCTAAAAATGTTCAAGAGTTTTGGCAAAATTTGTGCAATGGTGTCGAGTCGGTTTCTTTCTTTACGGATGAGGAGTTAATCGCTTCAGGTATAGAACCAGAGTTATTCAATAACCCGAACTATGTCAAAGCTAATGCCGTCTTGGATGACATAGAAATGTTAGATGCGCCATTCTTTGGATTGACTCCTAGAGAAGCGCAAATGATGGACCCCCAGCACCGTCTGTTACTAGAGTGCGCTTGGAATGCTTTAGAACACGCTGGATATGACTCACAAGCCTATGAAGGCAAGATCGGTTTATATGCAGGTAGCTCGATGAGTTCCTACTTGTATGCTAATTTGTACTCCAATCCTGAATTATTGAAGCAAGTAGATTTCGATATCCTACAGCAACAAGATCCTATTTCTTTGGGGAACGATCGCGATTACCTCACAACCCGCATCTCGTACAAACTAGGGTTAACTGGACCTAGTGTAAGTGTCAATACTGCCTGTTCTACCTCATTGGTAGCGGCGCATATGGGTTGTCAAAGTTTACTGAACTATCAGTGCGATATGGCTTTAGCTGGTGGAGTTTCGGTACAAGTACCCCAAAAAGCTGGTTATTTATACAGGGAAGGTGGGATTAACGCCCCTGACGGTCATTGCTGCGCGTTTGATGCTAGAGCGCAGGGAACCTTGTTTTGTAGCGGTTTGGGTTTGGTATTGTTGAAGCGCTTAGAAGATGCGCTAGCTGATGGCGATCGCATTTATGCGGTGATGAAAGGCTCGGCGATCAATAATGATGGCAAACAGAAAATCAGTTATACCGCCCCCAGTGTAGACGGTCAAGCTGGTGTTATTGCCGAAGCTTTGGCAATGGCTGATGTTCCGGCTGCAACCATATCTTATATTGAAGCACACGGTACAGGAACGGCTTTGGGCGATCCGATTGAAGTTGCAGCTATGACTCAGGTGTTTCGCTTGAGTACAGATAAAAAGCAATTTTGTGGAATTGGTTCGGTTAAGCCCAATATTGGTCACCTGAATCGGGCGGCTGGAGTAGCAGGATTGATTAAATTAGTCAGCGCTCTCGATAATAAGCTAGTTCCTCCCAGTATTAACTACGAACAGCCAAATCCTCAAATAGATTTTCCTAATACTCCTTTTTATGTCAATACTAAGTTGCAGGAATGGAAAACAGAGGGTTATCCCAGACGAGCAGGTATTAGCTCCTTGGGATTTGGCGGGACGAATGCTCATGCAATTTTGGAAGAGGCTCCTGCGAGAGAACCTTCGAGTGCATCGCGATCGCACCAACTACTCCTCCTCTCGGCTAAAACAGATTCAGCTTTGACCAAAATGACCCAAAATCTAGCTGAATATCTCAAACAAAATAGAGATGTGAATCTAGCTGATGTAGCCTATACCTTACAAGTCGGTCGTCGGGGATTCGATAAACGGCGGATGTTGGTGTGTAGAGATGTCGAAGATGCGATCGCTGCTTTAGAATCAGTCAATCCGCAACGAGTCTTGACTAGCCAGGGAGCGCCTAAAGAGAGAAATATCGCTTTTATGTTCTCTGGACAAGGTTCCCAATATGTGAATATGGGACGGGAACTATACGAATCAGAACCAGGTTTCCGCGAACCGCTAGATAGATGTGCAGAGATTCTCAAACCCCTATTAGGACTGGATCTGCGACATATTTTCTACCCAAGTGAAGCTGAAAGGGACTCAGCATCCAAGCAACTTACTCAAACCTCTCTGACTCAACCAGCCCTTTTTGTGATTGAATATGCTCTAGCGCAGCTATGGCAATCTTGGGGCATCAAGCCGCAAGCTATGATTGGTCATAGCATTGGGGAATATGTAGCTGCGTGTTTGGCTGGTGTTTTCTCTTTAGAAGATGCTTTGGCTTTAGTCGCAGCGCGGGGAAAAATGATGCAAGAACTCCCAGCAGGTTCCATGCTGGCGATTCCCCTGACAGAAGCAGAAATTCAACCTTTACTAACTCCAGAACTATCCTTAGCTCTGATTAACGGCCCAAATCGCTGTGTGATTTCGGGAATTAGTAGTGCTATTGAAGCTTTAGAGCAACAATTAGCTGCCAAAGGGGTAGAAGGTCGTCGTTTACACACCTCTCATGCGTTCCATTCAGCTATGATGGAACCGATTTTAGACAGGTTTATCGAGCTAGTTAAAGCAGTAGATCTCAAAGCACCACAAATTCCCTACATCTCTAACGTGACGGGGACGTGGATTACGCCACAGGAAGCTACAGATCCGAATTATTGGGCTAAACATTTACGCCAAACAGTCCGGTTTAGCGATGGTTTACAGCACTTATTGGCAGAAGCAGAGCAAGTTTTGTTGGAGGTGGGTCCTGGAAGAACTTTAACTACCCTAGCCTTGCAGCATCCATCTCGCAAGCCTCAACAAACGGTTTTAAATTCTGTGCGCCATCCTCAAGATAATTACTCAGATTTAGGCTTTTTACTCACTGCTTTAGGCAAGTTGTGGCTAACGGGAGTACAGATTGACTGGTCGAGTTTTTATCAGGAAGAACAGCGATATAGGCTGGCTTTGCCCACTTATCCTTTCGATTATCAACGCTATTGGGTAGAAAAAGCGACTCCTCAAGGTTTAGGTCAAATTCCCTCTGCCGCTACAGGTCAAAATCTGATTTTCAACTATTTATTACAGGCAGATGTTGAGCAATTAAAGCAAAAATTAGCAATGGTTGAACAAATGTCAGAGGAGGAAGTGAAGGAGAAAATGAAGAGTTTAGTTTGATTTTGGCGGCTCAATACCGTTCAAAAATTAGCTGTTTCATCATAGATAGAACACAAGGCATTGCTGATTTGAAGTATGAATTGTTGATTGTTGATTGTTGATTGTTGATTGTTGATTGTTGATTGGGTTTTCTTTCGCCCCGATCTCTCACTATTTTGACTTCTGACTTCTGACTTCACGCACTAGTTCATACCTTGATTCAGCAACGCCCACAAATAATAGATAGGGGCAAGATGCTGACCCCACAAGAGTCTCATTCAAATGAAATATGCAGATTAGATATGTTTTAGATTAGTAAGTGTAATCGCGATCGCCACCTAGTGCAACTATTTCAACCATAATTAAATCACTATCTTAATAAGATGAACAATAGTTACGGAGATCTAGCCAATTTATTTGAACGTCTGGCTCAACTTTCTCCAGAGAAGTTACAACTGTTAGAACTTTTAATCAAGCAAGATCGAGCAAAACTCGAAAATTCCCTTGAGGCTCAATTTAATGGGTTGAATTCGGTAAGTCAGCAAATCCAATCTTACAAACTCAACTGGTGTCCTCTATCGGTGAGCGATCGAGAGCCTAATTGGTCGGAAGGGTCTTGGTTAATTTTGGCAGATAATCAAGGGATAGGGAAAGGATTAGCTGAAAAACTGAAAAGTAAAGGCGATCGCTGTGTTCTAGTTTTTCCTGGTAGTACTTACGAGCGTCTATCTGAAAATACTTTCACTGTCGATCCCGCTCAACCTCAGCACTTTCAGCGCTTGCTATCTGAAAATTCAGTAGCATACCGTGGTGCAATCCATCTCTGGAATCTGGGCGAAACAGCACTAGGGGATATGAGCCTAGAAACTCTATCCCAATCCCAAATTAAAGGTTGTGCTAGCGTTTTGCATCTGGTTCAAGCTTTAGTAGGATCTAGCTCGTCTCAACTTCCTCGATTGTGGCTAGTTACTCGTGGTGCGGTATCTGTAGGCGAGAAAGCCGAACCCGTTCAATTTCCGTCAGCACCGGTTTGGGGATTAGGTCGAACTATTGCCTTGGAACACCCAGAATTGCAATGTACCTGCCTGGATTTGGGGGCTGATGGTCAAGAAATCGAATTTCTCTGGCAACAACTATCTCTTTCCAGTCGCGAAAGCCAGATAGCACAGCGTCATGGCAAGGCTTATGGGGCTAGATTGGGGTTGTATGATGCTGAAAAACCTCAAAATAAACTTTCTGTTGCGGAAAATAGCAGTTATCTAATTACAGGTGGTTTAGGCGGATTGGGAATTAAACTAGCTCAATGGCTAGTCCAACAAGGAGCGCGTAATCTGGTACTAGTAGGACGTAGTAGTGCCTCAACATCCGCACAATCGGCGATCGCTCAACTGGAAGCTAAAGGTGTCAAAGTCATAGTCCTTCAAGCTGATATTTCCAATTTAGACCAGACAAACACGGTATTAGACCAGATTAAAGCTTCTCTACCACCCTTACGAGGAATTATTCACGCTGCGGGAGTCCTGGATGATGGTATCTTAACTCAACTTGACTGGAAACGCTTTGAGCGAGTCATGAGCGTCAAAATGGGAGGTGCTTGGAACCTACATAAATTAACTCAAGGTCTGCCATTAGACTTCTTTGTTTGTTTTTCTTCGATTACCTCAGTTTTAGGAAATGCTGGTCAAGGGAATTATGCCGCAGCTAATGCTTTCTTAGATGGACTAGCTTATTATCGGCGATCGCTCGGATTGCCTAGTTTAACTGTTAACTGGGGACCTTGGGGTGAAGTGGGTATGGCAGCTAGTATGGGAAATCGAGAGCAAACCCGATTATCTAGTTTAGGAATTCGCCCCATAGTTCCAGCCGCAGGAATGTCAATTTTAGCAGATTCTATCGGTCAATCATCACCAGAAATAGCTGTAATAGACGTTAATTGGGCTAAATTTCTTCAGCAATTTCCTTCAGGGTTGCATCCAACATTACTATCCAATCTGGTGGCTCAAACACCGTCAGAATCTCAGGGAAGCAATGCAATCCAAAGTCCTGAAGCAATTAAACAGCAATTGCAGGAAGCAAATCTGGAGCAGCGCCAGCAAATTTTAGCCAGATATCTGCAAAATCTAGTCGGTCAGTATCTAGGATATGACCCATCAAGACCACCAGATCCATATCAATCGCTCAATGAACTAGGACTAGATTCTCTAACTAGCATTCAGTTGAGAAACAAAGTTAAAGCTGAACTACAAATCGATCTACCCGTAGCTAAATTTATGGGTGAAACGAATATAGACCTGTTAGCGAAGACATTGCAAGAACAATTTACTTTGGGAAGTTTGCTAGCTGCACCCGCATCGGCTGAATTAAATGCAGAAGAAGAAGAAATGGAGGAAATCACCATATGAACGTCAACGAACTTTTAGCCGAACTATCCCAACGAAATGTGAAATTATCAGTTGATAGTGATAGCGGACAGCTTAATATTCGCGCACCTAAAGGAGTTTTGACTAAAGAGTTACGGGACTCTTTGACTGAAAGCAAAGCGGAAATTTTAGCCTTTTTACAGACAGCCAAGACTAGCGCCACACCTCAATTAGTACCGATAGAGAGATCCCATTCTCTCCCCCTGTCATGGACTCAAGAACGGTTATGGTTTCTGGATCGGCTATTATCTGATAATTCTTGCCATAACCTGCCTATTGCTTTTCGGATTAAAGGCTTGCTGAACCAGAAAGTAATGACAGAAGCGATCGCCGAAATTATCCGCCGTCATGAAATTTTACGGACTGCATTTATTGAGAAAGATGGGGAACCAGTACCAGTTATCTCGTCAGATCTAGGTTGGCAGCTACCAATTATCGATCTGCAAACAATGCCACCTGAAGCACGAGAAGCGCAAGCCCAAAAGATCGCTCAAGAAGCAGCACAACATCAATTCAACCTGTCTGAAGCACCTTTATGGTCTGCTAAGCTCCTATGTTTAGCACCAGATGACCATGTGTTTGTCTTATCCATGCATCACATCGTCTCTGATGGTTGGTCTTTGAGTGTCTTTTTACGAGAGTTGAGCGCTATTTATGATGCTTTTGCTGCGGGTAAACCTTCACCCTTACCAGAACTTCCAGTACAGTACGTTGATTTTGCAGCATGGCAAAGGCGATCTTTTACAGATGAACTTCTCAACCCCCAACTAGATTGCTGGCAAGAACTACTAGATGGGGATCTAGTTCCCTTGCAACTGCCTACTGATCGACCTCAATCTGCCAGTCAAAGTTATCATGGGGAACACTATGAATTTAGCTTTTCTGGCAATCTTAGTCAAGAAATTAAGTCTTTTGCCGCCAAAGAGGGAATCACCCTTTACGTTATGCTGCTAGCTGGGTGGCAAACTTTATTCCATCTGTATACTGGACAAGAGGATCTGATTATTTGTTCTCCTATTGCCGGACGCAACCAACCAGAAACAGAAGGGGCGATCGGATATTTCAATAATATTTTGCCGATGCGAACTAAAATCGCTGGCGAATTGACTTTTAGAGAATTATTAGGGCAAATCAGGCAATTTACTAACGTTGCTTACGCTAACCAAGATGTACCATTTCAGAAGCTAGCTACTTTGCCCAACGTCATGCGTACTCCCTTGAGTCGGGCGCTATTAGCCCTGCAACCACCTCCTAGCGAAGCCCTCAAGTTAGCTGGATTGGCAATCGCTCCTTTACATATTTACCGAGGTACGATTGATTTCGATTTGCCTCTGTTTATGGAAGATACAGGCGAAAATCTAGCTGGAGTTTTGTATTATAAAACCGATTTGTTTGATGCCAGCACTATCTCGGAAATAGTTGCTAATTTCCAGGATTTGATGGGAAAACTGGTGGCGAATCCAGAGCAAAAGATCTCAGATTTACTAAAATTGGGAAGCGATCGCGCCTTTTCAACCCTTGCAGATGTCGAAAAACCTAAGTTTTTTGCCCCCAGAGACGAGATAGAACTCAAGTTAGCCAAAATATGGGAAAAAGCTCTTAATATTAAACCGATAGGGATTAGAGATCATTTCTTTAATAACTTGGGAGGCAGTTCTCTGATTGCTGTTAGCTTATTTGCCCAAATTGAAAAAGCTTTTCAACGAAATCTACCTCTAGCAGTCTTAATCCAAGCGCCAACAATCGAACAATTAGCAGGTATCCTGCGCCAAGAGGGATTATCTAATTCTTGGTCTTCACTAGTACCAATTCAACCCCTTGGTTCAAAACCCCCCATCTTCTTTATTCACGCTAAGGGGGGTAATATCCTGACTTATGTCGATATATCTCGTTATTTGGGTGTAGACCAACCAGTTTATGGCTTACAAGCACAAGGAATTGATGGTAGGGGTAGCTTCCATAATTCTATTGAGGAAATGGCGAGTCACTACCTCAAGGAAATTTTGAGCCTGCAACCGGAAGGACCTTATTTTTTAGGAGGATTATCTGGTGGTGGGGTAATTGCCTTTGAAATGGCTCAGCGACTGATTGCACAAGGTCAAAAAGTGGCTTTTTTGGCTTTATTTGATACCTACAACCCAGAATATGGACAAATGCGCGCGCTAGCTGACAAGAAATATCGACAGCAGCAGGTGGGAAATGTCAATGGTATTCTACACAAAAGTAAATGGTATCGGCATCAGGTGCAAAATCTGAAACAGTTCTTCAGAATTATCAAGCACCTTCTACAACTCAAAGGTCAAGAAAAAGTATCTTTCTTGACCGAGAAAGTTGACAAGTTGAAAAATAAGATTGAAAATCAGCTAGATGTGATCGCCTACAAATTAAATCCGCGTCGAAATGCTCCTTTGCCTTATCCCATAAGAGAAGCAGCCATTAATCAAGTCATAGTGAGATCTGTCCGAAGCTATATCTCAAAACCCTATGCAGGAAAGATCACGCTTTTTCGCGCTAATGCTTCTATCTATACCTCTAGTGAAGGACTAGATAATGATGAGGTAGGGTGGACAAAAGTGGCTGGTGGTGGGTTAGAAATCCATAAAGTTCCTGGAGAACATAATACTTTGCTAGCAGAACCTCATGTGAGAACCTTAGCACCTATCTTAATCAATTGTCTGGATGAGGCTCAAAAACTTGATGGGTAAGATTGGTGTTGGGTTTCCTTGCGTCAACCCAACCTACATTAGACCTCTCACGAGTAGCGATTCCCAAAACACCAAAAATATTGGACTTATGCAAGAGGTCTATTCATCAATTAACTTTTGACGATCGCCCCAAAGTCTGCCAAAATTCGGGCATGGTTTCGTAATAACCCTAGTAGGTTTAAACGGTTGCGTTTGATATCGGGGTTGGAATCCATCACTAAAACGCTGTCATCGCCGTCAAAAAAGCTGCTGACGACAGGTGCGATCGCACTGAGGCTATCTACTAACAATTGGTAGTTGCTTTCGGTTTGAGCTAATTTTGTTTGGGGAACGATTTGGATCAGACTTTCGTAAAAGTTGCGTTCGGAGGCTTTGTCAAATAGTTGGGGATTGACTAAGTTTTCTGGTTCTAATTGTTGTTTGTCTAAATCTCCTTGGGCGGCTAATCTAGTAGAACGATTGACGGTGGGGTAAATTTTTTCTAGAGTGCCATTGTTTCTAATGGTTTGTAAGAATAAGGCTCGATCGCGGGTATCTAGTAGGTTTTGCAAGACGCGATCGCTGTATTCTAGATCGTTTTCACCAATGACTGCGTTAACTAAATCGTAGTCAATTTGTTTCTCTTCTTGCAGCAGAGTTTTGATTCTTTGTAACCAGAATTCCTGCAATTGGGCAATCAATTCTGATAAGTTAGTTTGGGGGCGTAACTGACTAAAATCTGCGGCGGTTACTTCGATTAATTGTTGTAAATTAATCGCTAAGTTGCCCGACCAAATAATATTAATAATAGCATTAGTACCGCGTCTCAAAGCAAAAGGATCGGATGAACCTGTAGGCAACATTCCTAAGCCAAAAATGCTGACAATGGTATCGAGGCGATCGCTAATTCCTACTACTTGACCGACGATAGTTTCGGGAAGGCGATCGCCTGCACCTTGGGGTAAGTAATGTTCAAATATCCCTGTAGCTACTTCTAGATCTTCACCACTAGCCAAAGCGTATTTTTGTCCCATTACACCCTGTAGTTCGGGAAATTCACCGACCATTTGAGTAACTAAATCGGCTTTACATAATTGGGCAGTTCTTTGAATTTGTTGAGTTTCTTTTTTGGGCAAATTTAGTTGTTGGCTAATTCGCTGAGCGATAGTTTTAATCCGATTTACTTTATCGCTAACTGAACCCAGTTCTTCTTGAAAAGTAACTTTTTCCAATTTAGGTAAATAAGATTCTAATGAGTGAGATAGATCTGCTTGGTAGAAGTATTCAGCATCAGCTAATCTAGCTCGAATCACTCTTTCATTTCCAGCCGCGATAATTGCTTTTTTATCGGGATTGCCATTAGAAATGGTGATAAAATAAGGCAGTAATTCTTCAGCTTGGTCGTCTTGAAATATGGGAAAATAACGTTGGTGAGTTACCATCACCGTTGCGATCGCTTCTGTTGGTAGTTCCAAAAATCTACTATCAAATTTACCAACTACCGCCGTGGGATACTCAACTAAATTCGTGACTTCCTCTAACAAATCGGGATAAATAGAGGCACAGCCTTTGATTTCGGTGGCTGCTAATTTAATTTGAGCTTCTATCTCTTGTTTACGAATTTGGGAGTCAACTTGCACGAAAGCAGCAGCTAAAGACTCCACATAACTATCAGCACAGGGAATCGAGACGGGTTCGGGATGGAGAACCCGATGAGTGCGTGAGAGGCGATCGCTTCTAATTATCTCTTCCGCATTCACTAATTCTATCGGTAGCACCTCCCGATCCCACAAAGCCACTAACCAGCGAATCGGTCTGGGAAACTTCAAATCACCATTTCCCCAGCGCATCAGGCGTTTCCCTTCCAAACCAAAAATCCATTGCGGGACTAATTGCTGCAAAATCTTCGTAGCTGGCTGTCCAGAAATAGTTTTCTTAACGAAGACGAAATCACCTTTATCCGTCCCCCTCACCTCTAATTGACCGATTTCTACCCCTTGCTTGCGCGCAAACCCTATCGCTGCTGGTGTCGGTTGACCATCTTTAAATGCTGCTTGGGCTGGAGGACCTTTAATTTCCTCTTCGCGATCGGCTTGTTGACTAGGTAAGCCAGTAATTAACACAGCTAACCGACGAGGAGTAGCATAAACCGATATTTTATTGGATGATAGGGCAAAGGAATCAAGAGATTGAGGAATGCGCGATCGCCATTGTTCAACGGCTTCACTGACGAATGTTGCTGGTAATTCTTCTGTACCAACTTCCAATAAAAAGCTAGGCATAAGATCAAAATAAAAATGTGATAGCAATTGGTAGCTGAATTCAAATCATAAACTAGCTTGGAATCTTGTAGAGACGCGATATATCGCGTCTCTACAAAGCATAATTTATTTTGTTTGACTACTTAATAAGTAGGTAGGCAAAATTATGGGTATAGATCTGCACTAGTTCCCAATTATCCCAATTACATTAACTCTTTACTCCTTACTCTTTACTCCTTACTCACTTCAATCACCCCCTCAAATACAGAAGTCAGAAGTCACTCACAGCAAGGCTTTTATAATTTGAGAATGCCCTAAGAATGATTTTCGCCGTTTAGGAATTATTCCGCACGACAGATCCTAAATCAAGTAACAACTATATCTTAGACAGATTATCGATCGCGCCCTGAGTGGCTAAGATAGCTCCAGCATAAAAAACAAAAACGCAGGAGTTATCAAGATGTCGGAAGTAAAAAAAGACGTTGAAGTTAAGTCAGAAGAAGGCGATACCCCAGTTGAAACTAGCGATCGCGAAACTGGTCAACCAGATGATAGTGGTGCCAAATCTACCGCTACTCCAGAATCTGGTAGTAACCCAGATGTGGTAATTGGCTCACCTAATCAAGGTACAGAAAAACGCTAAAGATCTGATTGAATAGTATTTATTAGCCAAATTGCTTGATTATCTCTAAAAAGCGGTAGGATAAATGCCTTTCCGCTTTTTTAAATTCGCTTATCTCCTGCAATCTCAGCAAATCAGGAAATATTGAAAAAGTATTCTATGTCTGGTAAAGAGGGACATCATGTTTGAACGCATATCTTGGCTAGCTCAGGTTCCAGAGAGAGTTATTATCGCTCCAGATGGAGCAGTTGGTAGACCAGAAGCGGAGGCTTTATTTTTTTCAGAACCGCGATTCTTTATCGCCTTATTAGGGGGATTACTCCTAGCTTTTGGCTTTCAGTTATTGTTGACTAATCTTTCTGTAGCTGCGGGTATTTCTTACCTAGGAGGAGGTTCAGATCGCCACAGCGATCGCGGTACTAGCTTTACTAACGTCTCGGATCTATCCAATATTACTCACGAAGATAGCGGTGGGATGACTGTTGGTAAAGTAGGAACAGCTATTGGACTTTGGACTGTCATTACCGTGAGTATTTCTCTATTTGCAGCTTGTTTATTAGCTGTAAAATTGAGTTTAATTAATAATGCTGTTTTAGGGGCGATTGTCGGATTAGTCATCTGGGCGGCTTATTTCTCCTTGATGGTTTGGATTAGTACTACGGCTGTCGGTTCCGTAATTGGTTCAGTGTTTAGCGCCGCTACTTCTGGTTTTCAAGCGATCTGGGGTACGGCTAGTAATGCGATCGGGGCTAAAGTTGCTAAAGATCAAATTATCTCCACCGCAGAAGCTGCTGCTTCAGCCGTGCGTCGTGAGATTATGGGGGCGATCGACCCAGAAACAGTTAAAGAGAATCTTCAAGATTACCTGACTCAAATTAAGCCTGCTGGTTTAGATCTGCAAAACATTGAGCAAGAATTTGAGCGGTTGCTGCAAGATAAGGAGTTGCTAGCTTTAGCTAAACCCGAAAATTTGGGTAAAGTTGACCGGAAAACCTTTGTAGAATTAGTGAGCAGCCGCAGCGATCTATCTAAAAAGGAAGTTAATCAAGTAGTAGATCGCCTGGAAAAAGCCTGGAATAAAACCGTTTCTGGGGTTAATAAGTTAGATCCAGTCAGCGATTTAGTTGATTATCTCAAATCTGCTCAACCTGGAAAAGAATTATTTGGCAATTTAGATAGCCGCCTCAAGGATATAGTGGGTCAATTGGGTCAAGATAAACA
This DNA window, taken from Merismopedia glauca CCAP 1448/3, encodes the following:
- a CDS encoding type I polyketide synthase, which gives rise to MNSWDTSDALEPIAIIGMAGRFPGAKNVQEFWQNLCNGVESVSFFTDEELIASGIEPELFNNPNYVKANAVLDDIEMLDAPFFGLTPREAQMMDPQHRLLLECAWNALEHAGYDSQAYEGKIGLYAGSSMSSYLYANLYSNPELLKQVDFDILQQQDPISLGNDRDYLTTRISYKLGLTGPSVSVNTACSTSLVAAHMGCQSLLNYQCDMALAGGVSVQVPQKAGYLYREGGINAPDGHCCAFDARAQGTLFCSGLGLVLLKRLEDALADGDRIYAVMKGSAINNDGKQKISYTAPSVDGQAGVIAEALAMADVPAATISYIEAHGTGTALGDPIEVAAMTQVFRLSTDKKQFCGIGSVKPNIGHLNRAAGVAGLIKLVSALDNKLVPPSINYEQPNPQIDFPNTPFYVNTKLQEWKTEGYPRRAGISSLGFGGTNAHAILEEAPAREPSSASRSHQLLLLSAKTDSALTKMTQNLAEYLKQNRDVNLADVAYTLQVGRRGFDKRRMLVCRDVEDAIAALESVNPQRVLTSQGAPKERNIAFMFSGQGSQYVNMGRELYESEPGFREPLDRCAEILKPLLGLDLRHIFYPSEAERDSASKQLTQTSLTQPALFVIEYALAQLWQSWGIKPQAMIGHSIGEYVAACLAGVFSLEDALALVAARGKMMQELPAGSMLAIPLTEAEIQPLLTPELSLALINGPNRCVISGISSAIEALEQQLAAKGVEGRRLHTSHAFHSAMMEPILDRFIELVKAVDLKAPQIPYISNVTGTWITPQEATDPNYWAKHLRQTVRFSDGLQHLLAEAEQVLLEVGPGRTLTTLALQHPSRKPQQTVLNSVRHPQDNYSDLGFLLTALGKLWLTGVQIDWSSFYQEEQRYRLALPTYPFDYQRYWVEKATPQGLGQIPSAATGQNLIFNYLLQADVEQLKQKLAMVEQMSEEEVKEKMKSLV
- a CDS encoding beta-ketoacyl reductase, translating into MNNSYGDLANLFERLAQLSPEKLQLLELLIKQDRAKLENSLEAQFNGLNSVSQQIQSYKLNWCPLSVSDREPNWSEGSWLILADNQGIGKGLAEKLKSKGDRCVLVFPGSTYERLSENTFTVDPAQPQHFQRLLSENSVAYRGAIHLWNLGETALGDMSLETLSQSQIKGCASVLHLVQALVGSSSSQLPRLWLVTRGAVSVGEKAEPVQFPSAPVWGLGRTIALEHPELQCTCLDLGADGQEIEFLWQQLSLSSRESQIAQRHGKAYGARLGLYDAEKPQNKLSVAENSSYLITGGLGGLGIKLAQWLVQQGARNLVLVGRSSASTSAQSAIAQLEAKGVKVIVLQADISNLDQTNTVLDQIKASLPPLRGIIHAAGVLDDGILTQLDWKRFERVMSVKMGGAWNLHKLTQGLPLDFFVCFSSITSVLGNAGQGNYAAANAFLDGLAYYRRSLGLPSLTVNWGPWGEVGMAASMGNREQTRLSSLGIRPIVPAAGMSILADSIGQSSPEIAVIDVNWAKFLQQFPSGLHPTLLSNLVAQTPSESQGSNAIQSPEAIKQQLQEANLEQRQQILARYLQNLVGQYLGYDPSRPPDPYQSLNELGLDSLTSIQLRNKVKAELQIDLPVAKFMGETNIDLLAKTLQEQFTLGSLLAAPASAELNAEEEEMEEITI
- a CDS encoding condensation domain-containing protein, whose amino-acid sequence is MNVNELLAELSQRNVKLSVDSDSGQLNIRAPKGVLTKELRDSLTESKAEILAFLQTAKTSATPQLVPIERSHSLPLSWTQERLWFLDRLLSDNSCHNLPIAFRIKGLLNQKVMTEAIAEIIRRHEILRTAFIEKDGEPVPVISSDLGWQLPIIDLQTMPPEAREAQAQKIAQEAAQHQFNLSEAPLWSAKLLCLAPDDHVFVLSMHHIVSDGWSLSVFLRELSAIYDAFAAGKPSPLPELPVQYVDFAAWQRRSFTDELLNPQLDCWQELLDGDLVPLQLPTDRPQSASQSYHGEHYEFSFSGNLSQEIKSFAAKEGITLYVMLLAGWQTLFHLYTGQEDLIICSPIAGRNQPETEGAIGYFNNILPMRTKIAGELTFRELLGQIRQFTNVAYANQDVPFQKLATLPNVMRTPLSRALLALQPPPSEALKLAGLAIAPLHIYRGTIDFDLPLFMEDTGENLAGVLYYKTDLFDASTISEIVANFQDLMGKLVANPEQKISDLLKLGSDRAFSTLADVEKPKFFAPRDEIELKLAKIWEKALNIKPIGIRDHFFNNLGGSSLIAVSLFAQIEKAFQRNLPLAVLIQAPTIEQLAGILRQEGLSNSWSSLVPIQPLGSKPPIFFIHAKGGNILTYVDISRYLGVDQPVYGLQAQGIDGRGSFHNSIEEMASHYLKEILSLQPEGPYFLGGLSGGGVIAFEMAQRLIAQGQKVAFLALFDTYNPEYGQMRALADKKYRQQQVGNVNGILHKSKWYRHQVQNLKQFFRIIKHLLQLKGQEKVSFLTEKVDKLKNKIENQLDVIAYKLNPRRNAPLPYPIREAAINQVIVRSVRSYISKPYAGKITLFRANASIYTSSEGLDNDEVGWTKVAGGGLEIHKVPGEHNTLLAEPHVRTLAPILINCLDEAQKLDG